The Siniperca chuatsi isolate FFG_IHB_CAS linkage group LG7, ASM2008510v1, whole genome shotgun sequence genome includes a window with the following:
- the ompa gene encoding olfactory marker protein a translates to MDIAKAPSNTLVLAFKEDTALAEMMRLRVSSLQRSGQKRQDGERLLLPHESVYRLDFPTQELNFSRWYFSLSAHGRVTITGISQNWTPDLTNLMTRQLLEPIGTFWRNADDPEDSPLKWLEADMQEFGERIAELAKVRKVMYFLFAFKDGAEAANLSCSVEFTPDK, encoded by the exons ATGGACATTGCCAAGGCTCCCTCCAACACACTGGTGCTGGCATTTAAAGAAGACACTGCACTGGCAGAG ATGATGCGTCTTCGTGTGTCGTCTTTGCAGCGGTCAGGGCAGAAGCGTCAGGATGGTGAGCGTCTGCTTCTTCCGCATGAATCTGTGTATCGGCTGGACTTCCCCACCCAGGAGCTGAACTTCTCCCGCTGGTACTTCTCTCTCAGCGCCCACGGTCGTGTCACCATCACTGGCATTTCCCAAAATTGGACCCCTGACCTCACTAACTTGATGACCCGTCAGCTACTGGAGCCGATCGGAACGTTTTGGCGAAACGCTGACGACCCGGAGGATTCACCACTCAAATGGCTGGAGGCAGACATGCAGGAGTTCGGCGAAAGGATTGCTGAGCTGGCCAAGGTCAGGAAGGTCATGTACTTCCTGTTTGCTTTCAAGGATGGGGCAGAGGCAGCAAATCTTAGCTGCTCGGTGGAGTTCACACCAGACAAATGA